In Aspergillus oryzae RIB40 DNA, chromosome 6, one genomic interval encodes:
- a CDS encoding FAD-dependent oxidoreductase (predicted protein), with product MTQTGEISKFSDRPVGIMPHSLNIAIVGAGPVGCLLARLLLNCPRVRVVIYEADASPDSRGQGGTLDLHEGTGIAALKKAGLYDEFLHHARFDGEAMLLCDKNLTGYLKFAKGVSDNSRGSPEIDRMVLRQLLLDSLPQDTIRWGHKLLSVSDGNVLHFPQGIEQGFDLVVGADGAWSRIRRFLTPVRPSFCGVEGYAFTIPDAAQTAPKVSELVNRGSLYAYSDGKALMGQQLGDGSIQVSVYTTESQDDDAVFSADDECRRHQIARQFRDWAPELLELLAPTSEYEMTRRIYTLPVGFQWPAHPAITLVGDAAHLMPPFAGEGVNLGFEDAMKLSDAIRGFIDGRYSTLNETLRMYEKDAFQRARRGQELSVGVMQDMFFTPGAPRASIERWMIRHVRYRIHPWAFRILYPVIAVNLYIFYFLYKLFR from the exons ATGACTCAAACTGGAG AGATTTCAAAGTTTAGCGATCGCCCTGTTGGAATAATGCCGCACAGTCTGAATATCGCTATTGTCGGGGCAGGACCGGTAGGTTGTCTGCTGGCTCGTCTGCTTCTTAACTGTCCAAGAGTGCGGGTGGTTATATATGAGGCTGATGCATCGCCTGATAGTCGAGGACAAGGGGGAACACTGGATCTGCACGAGGGAACAGGCATTGCAGCATTGAAGAAAGCTGGTCTCTATGATGAATTCCTTCACCACGCCCGCTTCGACGGAGAAGCGATGCTTCTGTGTGACAAAAACCTCACCGGATACCTGAAATTTGCAAAAGGAGTGTCTGACAATAGTCGTGGTAGTCCAGAGATCGACCGGATGGTCCTTAGGCAACTATTGCTTGATAGTCTGCCACAGGACACTATTCGCTGGGGCCACAAACTTCTCAGTGTATCAGACGGGAATGTGCTACATTTCCCCCAAGGAATCGAGCAGGGTTTCGATCTGGTTGTGGGAGCTGATGGCGCCTGGAGCCGGATCCGCCGCTTTTTAACTCCTGTGCGTCCGTCATTCTGCGGTGTCGAAGGTTATGCTTTTACAATCCCTGATGCTGCTCAGACCGCACCGAAGGTTTCTGAACTTGTTAACCGAGGATCCCTCTACGCGTACTCCGACGGAAAGGCACTCATGGGGCAGCAACTCGGGGATGGTAGCATCCAGGTATCCGTCTATACCACAGAAAGCCAAGACGATGATGCGGTTTTCTCGGCGGATGATGAATGTCGGCGCCATCAGATTGCTAGGCAATTTCGTGACTGGGCACCGGAGCTTCTCGAACTCTTGGCACCCACTAGTGAATACGAAATGACTCGGCGTATTTATACGCTTCCAGTTGGGTTTCAGTGGCCTGCCCATCCGGCTATAACCCTCGTGGGAGATGCAGCTCACCTCATGCCACCATTCGCTGGAGAAGGCGTGAACCTTGGATTTGAGGACGCGATGAAGCTCTCGGATGCGATTCGGGGGTTCATCGATGGCAGATATAGTACGCTCAACGAGACGTTGCGGATGTATGAGAAAGACGCCTTTCAACGGGCTCGTAGAGGTCAGGAGCTGAGTGTTGGCGTGATGCAGGACATGTTCTTTACCCCTGGAGCACCGCGAGCGTCGATCGAACGGTGGATGATCCGGCATGTTCGCTATCGCATCCATCCGTGGGCCTTCCGTATACTATACCCCGTGATTGCTGTGAATCTTTAtatcttctattttttgTACAAATTATTCCGCTAG
- a CDS encoding ankyrin repeat domain-containing protein (predicted protein), with product MPSAVNQNGPQPVKSGKTSDPDFNVCGPLFAAAQKGELDKIKEILDKDPKKIDEQCEKHDKYTPVIVAAVSGKLEAVQLLCKRGANVNLRDSNSYTIIKLTLDKGYKDIANWLVDAYPEMIITDPRLPKGEEWLKAQFAKMSNNIEDPASKPPQTVLDNLISGNLKPDTDRTVSEVYWEHILLRYIGDIPKDIERNYSKKLKMAFCGTFDRTLQGHAGIKESARLLNSVLPTTQYNITGTHVAPKGQWVTERWEYHDYENNLQVLDGVDTFLINEDKGKIEVMLINYNVYELKWIDDPERPVKKAHNWTPV from the coding sequence ATGCCTTCCGCTGTGAATCAGAACGGTCCTCAGCCTGTCAAAAGCGGCAAGACCAGCGACCCGGACTTCAATGTTTGCGGTCCGCTCTTCGCCGCCGCCCAAAAGGGCGAACTCGACAAGATCAAAGAGATCCTGGATAAGGATCCCAAAAAGATTGACGAGCAATGCGAGAAGCATGACAAGTACACTCCGGTGATTGTGGCCGCCGTCTCCGGCAAACTCGAAGCCGTGCAGTTGCTATGCAAGCGAGGCGCAAATGTCAATCTCCGCGACAGTAACAGCTACACCATCATCAAGCTTACACTGGACAAAGGGTACAAAGACATTGCCAATTGGCTTGTCGATGCCTACCCGGAAATGATCATCACCGATCCCCGTCTACCCAAGGGCGAGGAATGGCTGAAAGCCCAGTTCGCAAAGATGTCGAACAACATCGAAGACCCTGCCAGCAAGCCTCCCCAAACGGTGTTGGATAACCTTATCTCGGGCAACTTGAAGCCAGATACCGATCGGACCGTTTCGGAGGTCTACTGGGAACATATCCTCCTCCGGTATATCGGTGATATCCCGAAGGATATTGAACGAAACTACTCCAAGAAACTGAAGATGGCTTTTTGCGGCACCTTCGATCGCACCTTGCAGGGTCATGCTGGCATCAAGGAGTCTGCTAGATTGCTGAATAGTGTCTTGCCCACTACCCAGTATAATATCACTGGTACCCATGTTGCTCCGAAGGGTCAGTGGGTGACGGAGCGTTGGGAGTATCATGATTATGAGAATAATCTGCAGGTTCTGGATGGGGTTGATACTTTCTTGATTAATGAGGACAAGGGGAAAATTGAGGTCATGTTGATCAATTATAATGTGTATGAGTTGAAGTGGATTGATGATCCGGAACGACCAGTGAAGAAGGCCCATAACTGGACGCCAGTCTGA
- a CDS encoding uncharacterized protein (H+/oligopeptide symporter) has translation MAPQDSLESNSFSGDKKAVFTVSDEEKASPSTTEPVYDGDQYLGQAPTEEELNTLRKVAGPVSGSGYWLCTVEFAERASYYGCTWVFQNFIQYPLPPGGNGAGASAPGSEKPAGALGQGLQVSSALTLLFKFLAYCIPIFGGWLADTRLGRYKTICIGVVICGVSHVIMVVGAIPSILQAGHGMAPFIVSLMILALGAGIFKPNISPTVMEQVTFKHPYIMTLKSGERVIVHPETTIQRLTLTFYALINVGAFFGLATSYAAKRVGYWLAFLLPGIIYFLMPIILALVYKKTIKTPPQGNILGDTLRVIKLAIQQNGFRKFGSEAYFDPVKPSELARKGIASYKGKPISWNDGFVDDVRRTLVACQIFLFYPLYYLNNGGIGSITNSQAGSMTTKGAPNDLVSNFNPLTIIIASPILNYGLYPLLRKHRIEFGPIKRITLGFILAALSCVVGALLQWRVYETSPCGYYATECDIGSGVSPLSVWAQIPMYVLQALSELFAVVSGYELSFSRSPKSMRALVVALFLFMSAVSSAISQAVVPALADPHLIWPFVGTAVPGVILAGVFYWMYRDLDKETFLREDSDSQQEILSEKDKS, from the exons ATGG CTCCCCAGGACTCCCTAGAATCAAACTCATTCAGTGGAGATAAGAAGGCTGTGTTCACCGTatcagacgaagaaaaggccTCTCCATCCACGACCGAGCCCGTCTACGATGGTGACCAGTATCTGGGTCAAGCACCCACCGAGGAGGAATTAAATACCCTACGCAAGGTCGCGGGCCCTGTATCAGGATCCGGGTATTGGCTCTGCACCGTTGAGTTTGCAGAACGTGCCTCCTATTATGGCTGCACCTGGGTCTTTCAGAATTTCATTCAATACCCTCTTCCGCCTGGTGGGAATGGTGCGGGAGCGTCGGCGCCAGGGTCCGAGAAGCCCGCAGGAGCATTAGGGCAGGGATTGCAGGTCTCGTCCGCCCTGACGCTGTTGTTCAAGTTCCTTGCGTACTGTATTCCCATCTTTGGTGGCTGGCTAGCGGATACAAGACTGGGTCGGTATAAGACAATCTGTATCGGTGTGGTCATTTGCGGTGTTTCGCATGTTATCATGGTGGTCGGTGCGATTCCGAGCATATTACAGGCCGGCCATGGCATGGCTCCGTTCATTGTCAGTTTGATGATTCTCGCATTGGGAGCAG GTATATTCAAACCGAATATATCCCCGACTGTCATGGAACAAGTCACGTTCAAGCATCCTTACATTATGACGCTCAAGTCCGGAGAACGGGTCATTGTGCACCCTGAAACCACTATCCAACGACTTACACTTACATTCTACG CTCTGATCAACGTGGGTGCTTTCTTCGGGCTGGCGACCAGCTACGCCGCGAAGCGTGTCGGATATTGGCTGGCATTCCTGCTCCCCGGCATTATTTACTTCTTGATGCCGATTATCCTGGCGTTAGTATACAAGAAGACAATTAAAACTCCCCCACAAGGGAACATTCTGGGAGACACCTTGCGTGTTATCAAACTGGCCATCCAACAAAATGGGTTCCGGAAGTTCGGATCGGAGGCGTATTTCGACCCAGTCAAGCCATCGGAGCTTGCGCGGAAGGGGATCGCATCATACAAGGGAAAACCGATCAGCTGGAACGACGGGTTCGTGGACGATGTTCGACGCACGCTGGTCGCTTGCCaaatcttcctcttctacccCCTTTATTATCTCAACAACGGAGGCATCGGAAGTATTACCAACTCGCAAGCTGGATCAATGACAACCAAAGGTGCACCGAACGACCTCGTTAGCAACTTCAATCCTCTAACTATCATCATCGCATCCCCGATCCTCAACTATGGTCTTTATCCTTTACTTCGCAAGCATCGGATCGAATTCGGCCCTATTAAACGTATTACACTCGGCTTCATCCTCGCCGCTCTAAGCTGTGTCGTCGGCGCCCTCCTCCAATGGCGCGTCTACGAAACCTCACCTTGCGGCTACTACGCGACAGAATGTGACATCGGCAGCGGCGTCTCCCCGCTCTCCGTCTGGGCCCAGATCCCAATGTACGTTCTCCAGGCCCTCTCAGAGCTCTTCGCCGTCGTCAGCGGATACGAACTGTCCTTCTCGCGGTCTCCGAAGAGTATGCGTGCGTTGGTCgtcgctctcttcctttttatgTCTGCCGTCTCGTCCGCCATCAGTCAGGCTGTTGTTCCGGCGTTGGCGGATCCACATCTTATTTGGCCGTTTGTGGGGACTGCTGTCCCCGGGGTGATTCTGGCCGGGGTATTTTATTGGATGTATCGGGATTTGGATAAGGAGACGTTCTTGAGGGAGGATTCGGATAGTCAACAGGAGATTCTGTCGGAGAAGGATAAAAGCTAG